GTCTCCCGCTCTTTTTTTTAACGGGCCCGGATGGCGGAACTGGTAGACGCGCAGGACTTAAAATCCTGTGACCATTGCGGTTGTGCGGGTTCGATCCCCGCTCCGGGTACAGATGAAATTAATGACCTTCTGATTTTTCAGAAGGTTTTTTTTATGCCTTTTGGGTTCCCACTACCATTGATGAAGATTTTATAATGGGTTCCACGTTTGCCCATCCGATTTTGTCGACCATGGTGTACAAAAAAAGCACCATCAGCAATGGTGCTTTTTTTGTAGCTATGTTATAGCTGTCTACCTATCGTAGTCTTTTAACGTTTTCATTAACTTTTGACGTGAGAAAAAGATTCTACTTTTTACAGTCCCAATTTTAAGATTCAACTCCTCTGCAATCTCCTTATACTTGAAGCCGGAGGTGTGCATCTGGAACGGAATTCGGAATTCGTCTTCAAGCTGGTCAATTTTCTTGCTGATCTCACTATGGGAATACTCCATTTCCGGATTGGTCATGTTGTCCGGGCGAGAGTTCATTAAGTATTGGTTATCGCTTGAGTCGAAAGTGGTGTTCTGCTTTACCGACTTACGGTAGTTATTAATAAAGGTATTCTTCATGATAGTGAAAGTCCATGCCTTAAGATTGGTGTTTTCTTCAAATTTATCCTGATACATCAATGCCTTTAGGTATGTTTCCTGAAGT
The nucleotide sequence above comes from Williamwhitmania sp.. Encoded proteins:
- a CDS encoding sigma-70 family RNA polymerase sigma factor, which encodes MTAVEFHTQLVDLESNLERFAYSLTMNREDAKDLLQETYLKALMYQDKFEENTNLKAWTFTIMKNTFINNYRKSVKQNTTFDSSDNQYLMNSRPDNMTNPEMEYSHSEISKKIDQLEDEFRIPFQMHTSGFKYKEIAEELNLKIGTVKSRIFFSRQKLMKTLKDYDR